In Humulus lupulus chromosome 6, drHumLupu1.1, whole genome shotgun sequence, a single genomic region encodes these proteins:
- the LOC133785183 gene encoding uncharacterized protein LOC133785183, protein MAKRKKPVRKPEISPDVRPEQVVQEDRQEIGSGLGSQPFEELGDGLDAEMNTVSWADRCDDGDRVREGEFQSDSQHVWQKFQSRKLSFSEPNLEYTEPIFRNGQKLAQVDVEEVRIQSANWSSAMFNDEATRDHVLENGVIHFDRKPVIIRPWTANLSAIRLVRSVPLWIHLHDLGLQYWGSKCLSALVSTIGKPLLVDKFTKERSRIQFARVLVEIEITDNPPQCFQFINEHGQVVDQGIEYEWVPTKCKSCYGFGHNMAECRKNLKAVWAEKVAQPTVEKPLVKPGNSEGDAVRGPSKEMEGSKALKDSGMGEGDMYNSEKNKSGQVTEQNKETQWQTPRRVSSQRHGILAGLSNVAVSAHNQGNHFDVLQEQVRDGKSGDVTGSSSNG, encoded by the exons ATGGCGAAGAGGAAGAAGCCGGTTCGTAAGCCTGAGATTTCACCTGATGTTCGGCCTGAGCAGGTTGTGCAAGAGGACCGACAGGAGATTGGATCG GGTTTGGGTTCCCAGCCTTTTGAGGAGCTGGGTGATGGATTGGATGCAGAGATGAATACGGTTTCTTGGGCGGACAGATGCGACGATGGTGATAGGGTCCGGGAAGGGGAATTTCAGTCGGACTCTCAGCATGTCTGGCAAAAATTTCAATCGAGAAAATTGTCATTTTCTGAACCCAATCTTGAATACACAGAACCTATATTTAGGAATGGGCAGAAGCTGGCGCAAGTGGATGTTGAAGAGGTGAGGATACAGTCTGCAAATTGGAGCTCTGCTATG ttcaatgacGAAGCTACTAGAGACCATGTTCTTGAGAATGGAGTAATACATTTTGATAGGAAACCCGTTATTATTAGGCCTTGGACAGCCAATCTTAGTGCGATTCGCTTGGTTCGTTCGGTTCCGCTATGGATTCATCTTCACGATCTTGGGCTGCAATATTGGGGGAGCAAGTGTCTTAGTGCATTGGTTAGTACGATTGGTAAACCTCTTTTGGTGGACAAATTCACTAAAGAGCGTTCGCGTATTCAGTTTGCTAGGGTGTTAGTGGAGATTGAAATCACAGATAATCCCCCACAATGCTTCCAGTTTATCAATGAGCATGGTCAGGTGGTTGATCAAGGAATAGAGTATGAGTGGGTGCCTACTAAGTGTAAGAGTTGCTATGGTTTTGGGCACAATATGGCAGAATGTCGGAAGAATCTTAAGGCAGTGTGGGCGGAGAAAGTAGCTCAGCCTACTGTAGAGAAACCGTTGGTTAAACCAGGAAACTCAGAGGGAGATGCAGTTAGGGGTCCTAGCAAGGAAATGGAGGGGTCTAAAGCTCTTAAAGATTCAGGAATGGGTGAAGGTGACATGTATAATTCTGAGAAGAATAAGTCTGGGCAGGTTACAGAACAGAATAAGGAAACACAGTGGCAAACACCTAGACGGGTTAGCTCTCAGAGACACGGTATTTTGGCTGGTTTATCTAATGTGGCTGTCTCGGCTCATAATCAGGGAAATCACTTTGATGTTCTTCAAGAACAGGTTCGGGATGGTAAATCTGGGGATGTTACTGGTAGCTCTTCTAATGGATAA